The region TAAAATGCGCGACCCTCGGATGTTAAAATGCGCGACCCTCGGATATTAAAATGCGCGACCCTCGGATGTTAAAATGCGCGACCCTCGGATGTGGAGTGAATCATGCGCGACATGCCCGAAGATGGCTTCGGCAGTCAGCGTGTGGGGGCGTTAAGACGCTGCTGTCGGTGGCGACCTCAGGTCACGATGCCTTGAACCTCTGCGAACTTCTCATTAATGTTCGGCCTTCATCGCTAGAAGCAGGTCAATGTTTCGGGTCCCCGCCATCATGGCAGTAGGGGGGACGCCTTTGTGCACTGTCTGTGCGCGCGTATAGGGTGCGTGCAGACCTACGGATGGAGCGAACCATGAAGGAGATGTCGTTTGATTCGAGGTTGCTTACCAGGCTCAGGCACGCTCGCGAGGTGGTCGAAGCGCTGGATGTTGAACACCCCGTTGCGCGGGGGAGTCTCGAGCTGTGCGCGTCGCTGCTTGAGCAGGCGGCACAGCGTTTTGAGGAAACACTCAAGGCGTTGCGCGAAGACGGCGGCGTCACCGATCGTGGGATGGAAGAGCTGGATCAGGCAGAAGCAGGGGCCGAGGAGGGCTACTGGCAACTCTTCGAGATGATGCAGATGCGCTTTTACGCTCTCAAGGCTGCGGGCTCTCCGCGTCGAGCCGCGTTTGAAGAGACGATGAATCGCGCGTTTTGCGGGGTCTGCCCCGGCGATTTTGTAGAACGATCGCTGGAGGTGGCCCTGGCACAGCTGGAGCGGGCGGTCGAGGTGTGCCAGCGCGAATTCGTGCACGACGCCCGCGTTGATGTGGCCCGACAGGCCGCGTGCGCGCTTCGGAGTTGGGTGTCGGTAGAGTCGGAGGGGTACGCCGGGAGCGACGCCGGGATGGCCGCTTTGATCGCGGCCCGTGATCTGGCGCGGCGAGAGTACGTATCGGCGCGTTTACTGGTGGAAGCGGTGCGGCATCTGTGTGACGGGCCGGAGCCAGGGGAGACTTCTCTGGAGGCCCTGCAGACCCTCTATCGCTGCGAATCCGCGGCCTGCGAGGTCGGGGATTTGCTCCCTGGCGCCGCCCCGACGATGGTGCTCGCCAGGGGACCCGCTGGTGCGACGGAGTCCATGGCGACCGGCGGTGTTTGAGCGTTTTGCCCTTCTATGCGGCGCTCAGGGCACGGACAACGCATGACGCCCCTCGGTCTTGATAGGCGCCCAACAGGTCTGACCGGGGGTAGAACATCGTGGCACAAGAGACGCTGCGAATTACGAGTCCAGGGGCGGGACTTCTACCCAGAACCATCCTCGAAGATCGCCTTCGGCATAGCCGGTTGCCTGGTCTCGGGGATAGTAGTCCTCGAGCTTACGGGCAATGTCCGGTGCAAGCGATTCGCGCTCTCCATGGCAGGTCAGGCAGGGCCGGGCGATGCGAATGGGGGCCAGCATCCCCAGCTGCTCCCCGGGACCGACCGCCAGCCCGGGGGTGCCCTGCGGGTTGACCAGGGATGTTGCCCACGGCGGGGCCTGGTTATCGGGATTGCGCAACTTGTCGGAGCTGCGCCCGATCGTCACCCCGTGCTGCTCGCCCACACCGGCGGTCAGCTCGCTGGCTTCGCTGTGGCAGACCTCCACCGCGGCGGGCGCTCCCTGCTCTTTAACCACGCTGAGGACGCGTCCCATCAGGGTGCTGGCCAGGGTGTCGCGGGCATCCCGGGCTTTTTGAAGCTGCGCCTGCTGGGAATCATTTAATTCCTCGGTCGCGACAGCACGCCAGCCTTCGGGCATCGGTTGCGCGCTGGCCACGTCCTCCTGGTGAGGGGCATCGGTTGCGGAGTCCTTCTCACGGGGTGTGATTGCTGTGGATTCGGCCGGTCTGGAGGCTTCAGCGGAAGCCGGGGGGCTTGAGGTGGCGGCGCGATCACAGGCTGTGCTCAGCAGGAAGGTGCTGCAGAGAAGCAATCCGGCCAGCGGTGAGTTCAGGCGGCGAAGCAAAGGCATCATTAAGGTCTCATCAACGTGGGGGGATTCATGTCGAATGGGCACACGCCAGCCCTGGTAAAGAAGCGCTTTTTGAAGGTATCCATCATCATCGTTGATGGTAAGTCTGCGCGGCAGCTCTTTGCCCGAAAGCCCTCTTTGCCGACGCGCACAGAGATCTCAGATATCTCAAAAAGAGGGCGGGCCGAGGTCGCCCTTACGCGCGCGACATTCTGACCGAGGGAAGGACATCGCCCGCTAATTATGCGGCCCATGTCTGACCGGGGGTGGCGCATCTGTCCGTAATTATGCGGCCCACGTCCGACCGGTCCACGTCTGACCGAGGGAAGGACATCGTCCGCTAATTATGCGGCCCATATCTGACCGGGGGTGGCGCATCCATCATCGGGCTCACCCGCCGAAAAGGCGCTTAAAGAATCCGGGCGGACGGTCAGGATTGATCCGTTGAGCAAGGCTCACCAGGTTCGCAGCATTTTTAGCTCCGATGGAGACTTCCTGAATTTGCCCGTCCTGGATCGCCATCACCGTCGGGAGGCTGCGCACGTTAAAGGCCTGCGCAAGCGCGGGGTAGGTCTCGGTGTCCAGCTTGTAAAAGGCGACCGGGGAGTCGGCCATCTGCCGGGCGGCCTCTTCATACTGAGGGGCCATCATGCGGCAGGGGCCACACCAGCCGGCCCAGAAGTCGATAAGGACCGGTGGGCCGCCCGGCTGCATGATGGCCTCGATCTCTTCGCGTGTGGTCAGGTCTTTGACGCTCATAGCTTCTCCCGGCGTGGGGTATCTGGTGGATGCGTATCTAGAGAGGGGGGCGCAAGGTGCGCTCCATCTGGGGGAAGAGTATCGCAACGTCTGTGCCAGCGTCTTCGGAGATCGCCCCGGAGGGGGGATGAGGCCGGGCAGACGCGCTCAAATGGCGAGTTCGGGCGAAGGATGCGCCACCCCCGGAGAGGGAAGAGCGCAGAAATGTTTCGGATTTGAAACGATTAAGAGGCCAATGAGGGAAGATTGAAACGTTTGGAACGTTTATGCGCGTTTCCTTGCGCAAAGAGTTCATCGAAGGGGTAGGAGCATGTAGGGAAGTGGTTGCAAATGCTTGTAAGTATTGATTAAGCTGCGCGGTACTCCGTATGGAATCGACGCACGGCGTCATGGGGCTTTTGCTCTGTGCCCCTGGCCTGTGCGCCTCTGATAAACCCGCAGCATCTTGACTCTTGAGAGACTTTTTATGGCGAAGAATACCCGACAGTGGTGGTGGGTGGCCCTGGGCGCAAGCCTGGTGCTGGCCGGCTGTGGCGAAGGCGTGGATGTCGAGGGAGCGAACCCCGACCATGGCGAGCTCTTCGCGCCGCCGCTGGAGAATCTTGATACCCTGATGGAGGGGGCGCCCGATAACGCCACGCTGCCCGGCGAGGCCAAAGGTGACGAGGTCTTCGCGCCGACCTTCTACGATCTGATCGAGCAGCAATCGCCCACGGCCAACCAGGGCAGCCGCGGGGTCTGCTCCATCTTTGCCGCCGTCGCGCTGATGGAGCACCTCTACATCAAGGAGGGCACCTACCCTGATAAAGACTTCTCCGAGCAGTACCTTCAGTGGTCGGCGAAGTTTGAGGTGGGCTCCTTCCCCAATACGTCCGGGTCGAGTTCGCGCTACAACCTCCAGGCGATCAGCGAGTACGGCGTCGTC is a window of Lujinxingia litoralis DNA encoding:
- a CDS encoding Tll0287-like domain-containing protein, with the protein product MMPLLRRLNSPLAGLLLCSTFLLSTACDRAATSSPPASAEASRPAESTAITPREKDSATDAPHQEDVASAQPMPEGWRAVATEELNDSQQAQLQKARDARDTLASTLMGRVLSVVKEQGAPAAVEVCHSEASELTAGVGEQHGVTIGRSSDKLRNPDNQAPPWATSLVNPQGTPGLAVGPGEQLGMLAPIRIARPCLTCHGERESLAPDIARKLEDYYPRDQATGYAEGDLRGWFWVEVPPLDS
- the trxA gene encoding thioredoxin, giving the protein MSVKDLTTREEIEAIMQPGGPPVLIDFWAGWCGPCRMMAPQYEEAARQMADSPVAFYKLDTETYPALAQAFNVRSLPTVMAIQDGQIQEVSIGAKNAANLVSLAQRINPDRPPGFFKRLFGG